One genomic region from Molothrus aeneus isolate 106 chromosome 24, BPBGC_Maene_1.0, whole genome shotgun sequence encodes:
- the LOC136566093 gene encoding WAS/WASL-interacting protein family member 1-like, with protein MDPRFPEEFGSPRDPGSGASRALRAPVPLGGGISAESGMGGGRETPGGGTESSGRAPGGLREGSSGGIGSRWILVWNETGLRDGRIGRIPQLRGSSGRMFHPSGCRRSFPREPAPWWDGPWPHPPAGPEDTWDEPPRDGPPWNGPAWEQQPSRRQCRRHPPSPRAPRAFPGPGDISWKEEERDRRWAPPECPLPPPWDDRAAMPGAEGDFGKCWYQDPPPDPWPKYPEEEQPQPWPPSGPAGNPGNFHQHRPPWSHHPAGTRRSHPRQLLLVPRARCPLPSRGHKPCSKPSCPAPSRRSQPGARKEPQPPEPPQPPAPPPGAAERREQPQDVPVGTGNVLEPPSPARSPLESPAADADAAELQVKLEAGQSPVGSQDQDPCAPGTDPAPPEETSRNPEIQEHLEVEPCSVPKAGSGHGSHPQSPAAPPDPAKREILEISSCSGEAGAELSPHSWEQAPRGAGEAEAEAARAGPLQSLQPPENPQLPPGSAAEPKAQPSQASPGTCTTPVTSPQPQHPSGAGDTNLAVCGQQQLCSEPPTPSPADLDSRSAAVLRRKAKIELSYQQFSLSIAVVATMLLHKEPSMEAALGVALRANLRQGCLHHLQQLEEFIDSLDSMGSPSL; from the exons ATGGATCCGAGGTTCCCGGAGGAGTTCGGATCCCCGAGGGATCCGGGAAGCGGCGCCTCCCGGGCTCTGCGCGCTCCCGTTCCGCTCGGGGGCGGAATCAGCGCCGAGAGCGggatgggaggaggaagggaaactCCGGGGGGAGGGACGGAGAGCTCCGGGAGAGCTCCGGGAGGGCTCCGGGAGGGCTCCTCAGGAGGGATCGGCTCCCGCTGGATATTGGTGTGGAACGAGACCGGGCTGCGGGACGGGAGGATTGGG CGGATCCCGCAGCTCCGGGGCTCCTCCGGAAGGATGTTCCACCCGtcgggctgcaggaggagcttcCCCAGGGAG CCTGCCCCGTGGTGGGATGGACCGTGGCCACATCCCCCTGCTGGTCCTGAGGACACCTGGGATGAACCACCTCGGGATGGACCAC CCTGGAATgggccagcctgggagcagcagcccagcagacGCCAGTGCAGGAGGCACCCG cccagccccagggcccccagagccttccctggccctggggacatctcatggaaggaggaggagcgggaCAGGAGGTGGGCACCCCCCGAGTGTCCCCTGCCGCCCCCCTGGGATGACAGAGCAGCCATGCCAGGAGCCGAGGGTGACTTTGGAAAGTGCTGGTACCAG GATCCACCTCCTGACCCCTGGCCCAAGTACCccgaggaggagcagccccagccctggcccccctccggccctgcagg gaatCCGGGGAATTTCCACCAACACCGCCCGCCCTGGAGCCACCACCCGGCCGGGACACGACGGAGCCACCCccggcagctgctcctggtgccccgGGCGCGGTGTCCCCTACCCTCCCGAG ggcacaAGCCATGCTCCAAGccctcctgtcctgctccctCCAGGAGGAGCCAGCCCGGGGCCAGGAAGGAGCCGCAGCCCCcggagcctccccagccccctgctcctcccccaggagctgcagagaggcgGGAGCAGCCGCAG GATGTGCCAGTGGGGACTGGGAATGTTCTGGAGccgcccagcccagccaggagccctctggagagcccagctgctgatgctgatgctgcagagctgcag GTGAAGCTGGaagctgggcagagccctgtgggCAGCCAGGATCAggatccctgtgccccaggaaCAGATCCAGCCCCTCCAGAGGAGACCTCCAGGAATCCTGAGATCCAGGAGCACCTTGAG GTGGAGCCGTGCAGCGTCCCCAAGGCTGGCAGCGGTCACGGGTcccatccccagagcccagcagcccctccagaCCCTGCCAAGAGGGAAATCCTGGAaatctccagctgctctggagaggcaggggctgagctcagcccacaCTCCTGGGAACAAGCACCCCGTGgggctggagaagctgaggcagaAGCTGCCCGGGCTGGG cctctgcagagccttcagCCTCCTGAAAACCCTCAGCTTCCTCCAGGATCTGCAGCAGAACCCAAAGCTCAGCCCAGCCAAGCTTCTCCTGGTACCTGCACCACACCAGTgacctccccacagccccagcacccatCTGGGGCTGGTGACACCAATCTG GCTGtgtgtggccagcagcagctctgctcagagccccccacaccatccccagctgACCTCGACTCccgctctgctgctgtcctcaggAGGAAGGCAAAGATCGAGCTG tcGTACCAGCAGTTCAGCCTGAGCATTGCCGTGGTGGCCACGATGCTGCTGCACAAGGAGCCCTCGATGGAGGCGGCGCTGGGGGTGGCACTCAGGGCCAACCTgcgccagggctgcctgcaccacctgcagcagctggaggagttCATTGACAGCCTGGACTCCATGGGCTCCCCCAGCCTCTGA